A genomic segment from Eremothecium gossypii ATCC 10895 chromosome III, complete sequence encodes:
- the ELP2 gene encoding Elongator subunit ELP2 (Syntenic homolog of Saccharomyces cerevisiae YGR200C (ELP2)), translating into MAVTTSTHLHRHYGYLKSLSIDNMATQEAVFIGANRQTKVADFYLPTKTVAFGAGKCIALWNPLDEHNAGVYCTLKAHNAEVTSVKFIGAEKLLVSASADATINVWRGDERWELAQTLEGPKSSVTSLAVAAGLIVAGFADGTLSVWSEHDDAFVLSSQFLIRKGFLPLALALQKLSDGCYMLAVSGTSTDLMVYSVCVAATVDVELSATVEGHEDWIKDLAFRSNGPGDWMLASGAQDRYIRLWRIKANNNIEEEDPTKLKLLSNKIYKFQVTADLHLSINFEALIMGHDDWISSLQWHESKCQLLAATADTSVMLWEPDEISGIWVCASRLGEFSSKGASTATGSAGGFWSCLWFATGDAEYILANGKTGSWRMWENRGDGGSWEQLPAITGPTRSVTDVAWSPSGSYLLASSLDQTTRLYTRWMYEGDGSRRKHTWHEFARPQIHGYDMICLEPISDTQFISAGDEKVLRSFNEPRAIAKLLERLSGISADTSSTVADAAALPALGLSNKASVPEGNGGTVEDNDARETNETTNITAAMLSQLQTPPLEDHLQRHTLWPEIEKLYGHGYEISCVDVSPDGKLLASACKSNNTSHAVVRIFSTHTWLQLPPCPEFHNLTITRLRFSKDNRHLLSVSRDRMWAVWYRNDDDTFTLKYSDQKPHSRIIWDGDWLPASCGTAFVTASRDKTVKIWRLDGQEGRFEVESNLKLKEAITAVAVTPRLIEGRLLLAFGLESGAVHIYTYSERAFLQVLQLDSAIAPADRINRIRWNPAHHKENIMLSVASADSSVRIYSVKVPAVLGN; encoded by the coding sequence ATGGCTGTCACCACGAGTACTCATCTTCACCGACATTACGGGTACCTGAAGAGCTTATCTATCGATAACATGGCGACTCAGGAGGCGGTATTTATCGGCGCAAATAGGCAGACGAAGGTTGCGGACTTCTATTTGCCGACCAAGACTGTCGCATTCGGAGCTGGAAAGTGCATCGCTCTATGGAATCCGTTGGACGAACACAATGCTGGCGTATACTGCACATTGAAGGCACACAACGCTGAGGTTACGTCGGTGAAGTTTATTGGGGCCGAGAAACTTTTGGTCAGCGCCTCAGCGGACGCAACGATCAACGTCTGGCGAGGAGATGAGAGATGGGAGTTGGCGCAGACGTTGGAGGGCCCAAAGAGCTCTGTGACCAGTCTGGCAGTGGCTGCAGGGTTAATCGTAGCCGGGTTTGCAGATGGTACGCTATCAGTATGGTCTGAGCATGACGACGCATTTGTGTTGTCCAGCCAGTTTCTGATACGGAAGGGTTTTCTACCACTGGCGCTAGCGCTGCAGAAGCTCTCTGACGGTTGCTACATGCTGGCGGTTAGTGGTACATCCACGGACTTGATGGTGTATTCTGTTTGTGTAGCTGCGACCGTGGATGTAGAGCTCTCAGCAACAGTGGAGGGCCATGAGGATTGGATAAAGGACCTCGCTTTCCGGAGCAATGGACCAGGCGACTGGATGCTAGCCTCCGGAGCACAAGACCGGTATATCAGACTGTGGCGCATAAAGGCGAATAACAATATAGAGGAGGAGGATCCCACGAAGCTTAAGCTACTAAGCAACAAAATCTACAAATTCCAAGTAACAGCTGATTTGCACCTGTCGATAAATTTTGAGGCGCTTATCATGGGCCATGATGACTGGATATCCTCGCTTCAGTGGCACGAATCGAAATGCCAGCTGCTCGCTGCCACCGCGGATACGTCTGTTATGCTATGGGAGCCGGACGAGATTTCTGGTATCTGGGTGTGTGCTTCCCGATTGGGGGAATTCAGCTCTAAAGGTGCTTCAACCGCTACAGGCTCTGCAGGTGGGTTCTGGTCATGCTTGTGGTTTGCGACTGGTGATGCGGAATATATCTTGGCGAACGGCAAGACTGGCTCATGGAGGATGTGGGAAAATAGAGGGGATGGCGGTTCTTGGGAGCAACTACCGGCAATTACAGGGCCCACCAGATCTGTGACAGATGTGGCCTGGTCTCCAAGTGGCTCTTATCTCTTGGCATCTTCTTTGGACCAAACTACGCGACTATATACGCGTTGGATGTACGAGGGAGATGGTAGCCGGAGGAAACATACATGGCACGAATTTGCAAGACCTCAGATCCATGGCTACGATATGATCTGCCTGGAACCAATTTCCGACACACAGTTCATTTCTGCAGGCGATGAGAAGGTGCTGCGTTCTTTTAACGAACCCCGTGCCATTGCCAAGCTACTGGAAAGGTTATCTGGAATTTCTGCTGATACTTCGTCCACTGTCGCAGATGCGGCTGCGCTTCCGGCTTTGGGACTGTCAAACAAGGCGTCAGTTCCGGAAGGTAACGGTGGGACCGTCGAGGATAACGACGCCCGAGAGACGAACGAAACCACAAACATAACCGCGGCAATGCTTTCGCAGCTCCAAACGCCGCCGCTGGAGGATCATCTGCAGCGACACACTCTGTGGCCTGAGATTGAGAAACTCTATGGGCATGGATATGAGATTTCGTGCGTAGACGTGTCTCCAGATGGCAAGCTTCTTGCTAGTGCATGCAAGTCCAATAACACTTCACATGCAGTTGTGAGAATATTTAGTACACACACGTGGCTGCAGCTGCCCCCCTGCCCCGAGTTCCACAACCTGACTATTACCAGGTTGCGCTTCTCCAAGGACAACCGGCACCTACTAAGTGTGAGCAGAGACAGAATGTGGGCAGTGTGGTACAGGAATGACGACGATACTTTCACCCTGAAATACTCTGACCAGAAGCCGCACAGCCGTATCATTTGGGATGGCGATTGGCTACCTGCATCTTGTGGAACTGCTTTCGTCACCGCATCCAGAGACAAGACAGTGAAGATATGGCGCCTCGATGGACAAGAAGGCCGTTTTGAGGTCGAGAGTAATCTGAAACTAAAAGAAGCTATTACCGCCGTTGCAGTCACACCCCGCTTAATTGAGGGTAGGCTACTTCTCGCCTTCGGTTTAGAAAGTGGAGCAGTACACATCTACACCTACAGCGAGCGTGCATTTCTTCAGGTACTCCAACTAGATAGCGCAATAGCGCCGGCAGACAGGATAAACAGGATTCGCTGGAACCCTGCACATCACAAAGAGAATATTATGCTTTCTGTAGCGAGTGCCGATTCGTCAGTTCGCATTTATTCGGTTAAGGTTCCGGCTGTACTAGGCAATTGA
- the ILV3 gene encoding dihydroxy-acid dehydratase ILV3 (Syntenic homolog of Saccharomyces cerevisiae YJR016C (ILV3)) has product MMSHRRFSTAQRLREGLNRYSRVITEPRAQGASQAMLYATGFGDGDFAKAQVGVGSCWWSGNPCNMHLMDLNNRVAASVDRAGLKAMQFNTIGVSDGISMGTTGMRYSLQSREIIADSFETMMMGQHYDGNVAIPSCDKNMPGVIMAMARHNRPSIMVYGGTIMAGSPCSGSTRLPKKIDVVSAFQAYGQYLSKQITEEESRDVVRHACPGPGSCGGMYTANTMASAAEVLGLTLPNSSAFPAISEQKLAECDAVGDAMRKALELNIRPRDLLTREAFENAITYVIATGGSTNAVLHLVAIAHSAGVKLTPDDFQRISNKTPLLGDFKPSGKYVMADLIEVGGTQAVIKFLYENGFMHGDALTVTGDTLKERAAKTAPLPEGQDIIRPVSQPLNPRGHLQILYGSLAPGGAVGKITGKEGTFFQGRARVFDEENAFIRALEEGQIKKGEKTVVVIRYEGPKGGPGMPEMLKPSSALMGYGLGNDVALLTDGRFSGGSHGFLIGHIVPEAYEGGPIALVQDGDDIVIDAENNAINLLVPKEEIESRRARWTQPAPRYKRGTLATYSKLVSNASKGCVLDSDD; this is encoded by the coding sequence ATGATGTCTCACAGGCGGTTCTCGACagcgcagcggctgcgcgagGGGCTAAACAGGTACTCGAGGGTCATAACCGAGCCGCGGGCGCAGGGTGCCTCGCAGGCCATGCTGTACGCGACTGGTTTCGGTGATGGGGACTTTGCAAAGGCGCAGGTCGGAGTGGGGTCGTGCTGGTGGTCGGGCAACCCATGCAACATGCATCTGATGGACCTGAATAACCGGGTAGCGGCGTCTGTGGACCGGGCGGGCTTGAAGGCGATGCAGTTCAACACAATCGGTGTCTCGGACGGCATTTCTATGGGGACTACCGGCATGCGGTACTCGCTGCAGTCGCGCGAGATCATTGCAGACTCTTTTGAGACCATGATGATGGGTCAGCACTACGATGGCAACGTGGCAATTCCCTCCTGCGACAAGAACATGCCCGGCGTGATAATGGCCATGGCGCGGCACAACCGGCCCTCCATTATGGTCTACGGCGGCACCATCATGGCGGGGTCCCCTTGCAGCGGCTCTACGCGGCTGCCAAAGAAGATTGATGTTGTATCTGCGTTCCAGGCGTACGGGCAATATCTGTCGAAGCAGATTACGGAGGAGGAAAGCAGGGATGTCGTCCGTCACGCCTGTCCGGGTCCGGGCTCTTGCGGTGGCATGTACACAGCCAACACAATGGCCTCAGCCGCCGAGGTTCTGGGACTGACTCTGCCCAACTCGTCTGCGTTCCCGGCGATCTCCGAACAGAAGCTGGCCGAATGTGACGCCGTTGGGGATGCCATGCGCAAAGCGCTCGAGCTCAACATCAGGCCACGCGACCTGCTCACAAGGGAAGCCTTCGAAAACGCGATCACGTACGTGATTGCGACTGGTGGCTCGACCAACGCAGTGCTCCACCTGGTTGCTATTGCCCACTCTGCGGGCGTGAAACTGACGCCGGATGACTTCCAGCGCATTTCCAACAAAACTCCGTTGCTGGGCGACTTCAAGCCATCCGGAAAGTACGTCATGGCTGACCTCATTGAGGTTGGGGGTACACAGGCCGTCATCAAGTTTTTGTATGAAAATGGCTTCATGCACGGAGATGCCCTAACGGTGACAGGAGACACGCTCAAGGAGCGGGCTGCGAAGACTGCTCCCTTGCCCGAAGGCCAGGACATCATTCGTCCCGTGTCGCAGCCATTGAATCCTAGGGGACATCTCCAGATTCTCTATGGCTCTCTTGCGCCAGGCGGCGCTGTCGGCAAGATCACCGGGAAGGAGGGGACCTTCTTCCAGGGCCGCGCACGCGTTTTCGATGAAGAAAACGCATTCATCCGCGCCCTGGAGGAGGGCCAGATCAAGAAGGGTGAGAAAACCGTTGTGGTCATCAGGTATGAAGGCCCCAAGGGTGGGCCCGGCATGCCAGAAATGCTCAAACCGTCTTCCGCGCTGATGGGCTACGGTCTGGGCAACGATGTTGCCTTGCTGACCGACGGCCGCTTCTCCGGCGGCTCCCACGGGTTTTTGATCGGCCACATTGTCCCTGAGGCCTATGAAGGCGGCCCAATTGCGCTCGTGCAAGACGGTGACGACATTGTCATCGACGCCGAGAACAATGCCATCAACCTCCTTGTGCCAAAAGAAGAAATTGAGTCGCGCCGCGCTCGCTGGACCCAGCCGGCTCCACGCTACAAGAGGGGCACGCTCGCCACCTATTCTAAGTTAGTCTCCAACGCCTCCAAGGGTTGTGTCTTGGACAGCGACGACTAG
- a CDS encoding lipase family protein (Non-syntenic homolog of Saccharomyces cerevisiae YJR107W), protein MKLSPFCLIFSLLASVNGYSVEVYNELKHYAYISNAAYCVSAPLLPSMLQKGSVFMEKDGLRVLNVFQPKILDERVSCSGYIGLNDTAKKIVIAFRGSVTVPDWLVDFSFLPTNYVPVKSDKRCEGTCLVHHGVYDQFKVAFPDIYAVFQKIAQQHPDYEVTVTGHSLGGGYAYLMGLELQLLGHKPHVITYAGLRMGNADLNKWYDKVFDNVKKVEDLKNGGNPRNAYIRVVQSRDIVPMVPTGPIYTHAGILFTITDVDSEVPLQSGVRLDGCNTKLKELVGDILFSGKLLSLVRLLDHNKFFRRMALPCTDNSLKL, encoded by the coding sequence ATGAAGCTCTCGCCTTTCTGTCTGATCTTTTCTTTGCTTGCGTCCGTCAACGGGTATTCCGTCGAGGTGTACAACGAGCTGAAGCACTACGCGTATATATCCAATGCTGCGTACTGCGTATCCGCGCCTCTGCTTCCAAGCATGCTACAGAAAGGCAGTGTTTTTATGGAGAAGGACGGCTTGCGTGTGCTCAACGTCTTCCAGCCCAAGATTCTAGACGAGCGTGTTTCTTGCAGTGGCTACATTGGGCTCAATGATACCGCTAAGAAGATCGTGATTGCATTCAGAGGCTCCGTGACTGTTCCTGACTGGCTTGTGGACTTCTCTTTCCTTCCTACCAACTACGTGCCAGTGAAGAGTGACAAGCGCTGCGAGGGCACCTGCCTGGTCCACCATGGTGTTTACGATCAATTCAAGGTTGCTTTCCCAGACATCTACGCTGTTTTCCAAAAGATCGCTCAGCAGCACCCCGACTACGAAGTGACTGTCACGGGTCACTCACTGGGTGGCGGTTATGCCTACTTGATGGGCTTGGAGCTCCAGCTACTTGGCCACAAGCCACATGTGATCACCTACGCCGGCCTGCGTATGGGTAACGCTGACCTCAACAAATGGTACGACAAGGTGTTCGACAACGTCAAGAAGGTCGAGGACTTGAAAAACGGCGGAAACCCAAGAAACGCCTACATCCGTGTGGTTCAGAGCCGTGACATTGTTCCTATGGTTCCAACTGGCCCTATCTACACGCACGCGGGTATCCTATTTACCATCACTGACGTGGACAGCGAAGTACCTCTACAATCGGGCGTCAGACTTGATGGCTGTAACACCAAGCTAAAGGAGTTGGTCGGCGACATCCTCTTCAGCGGGAAGTTGCTAAGCTTGGTGCGTCTCCTAGACCACAACAAATTTTTCAGAAGAATGGCTTTGCCATGCACTGATAATTCCTTGAAGCTATAA
- a CDS encoding ACL115Wp (NOHBY307; No homolog in Saccharomyces cerevisiae), protein MAARGRPHGGTMTLPVDRAQKMKRSTANKLNFNVGKGLRAHPVTWGRSHQCHVPARAAGVPEIWICVRNGPISRSTVRRPPQVGYYLTAARTHLPRTALNTQWLPPISPMHLKRLHYGTSLVLDHNCGCRSWKKVSHPYTTNPRAPVHLSRRPRRYAAAGLAHRGPLYSRT, encoded by the coding sequence ATGGCGGCCCGCGGTCGGCCACACGGCGGGACTATGACGCTACCGGTCGACCGGGCACAGAAAATGAAGCGGAGTACCGCTAACAAGCTTAACTTCAATGTGGGGAAGGGGCTGAGAGCACACCCGGTTACCTGGGGGAGAAGTCACCAATGCCACGTCCCCGCCAGGGCTGCTGGGGTACCAGAGATCTGGATATGTGTAAGAAACGGGCCTATCTCGCGGAGCACGGTTAGGCGCCCCCCACAAGTGGGGTATTACCTGACGGCCGCCCGCACACATCTTCCACGGACAGCGCTGAATACACAATGGCTGCCTCCAATCAGCCCAATGCACCTCAAGCGCCTCCATTATGGGACTTCCCTGGTCCTCGACCACAACTGTGGTTGCCGATCCTGGAAAAAAGTATCACATCCGTACACCACAAACCCTCGAGCGCCAGTGCATCTGTCCAGACGGCCGCGACGTTACGCGGCCGCAGGCCTAGCACATCGTGGCCCACTTTATTCGCGCACCTAG